The Ornithinimicrobium faecis region AGCGGCTCCACCAGCTCATCGCAGTAGTCCGCCGCGAAGAAGGGGTTGACGTCGGCCAGGTCCCACTGCACGTTGCCGGACTCGACCTGTGCCTTGATCATGGCCGTGTCCGACGGGGACGTGTTGGCGAAGGTGATGCCGGGGTTCTCGGCGGAGTAAGGCTCCTGCCATGCCTTGACCTGGCCGGCCTCGAACGTGCCGCCGTAGGACGCATAGGTCAGAGTCTGGGCGTCTCCGTCGCCAGAGGCCGCGCCGCCGTCGCCGGAACCGCCAGAGCCCGTGCCGCAGGCGGCCAGGAGCATGGTGACCGACGCCAAACCGGCGACGGCTGTCAGAGTGCGAGAGCTTTTCATGGGGGTTCTCCTAGAGGGGTGGGTCTGAGGTTCAGACCGTTGAGTGGAAGGTGCTGATGAGATTCCGGGCCCCCAGCCCGAGGATGGTGGCGTCGTTGCTCACCATGACGAAGTCGAAGCCTTCCTGCGCCAACGCGCGTGCCTGGGCCGGGTCGCCGACTGCTGTGCCACACGCAAGCCCGGCATCATGGGCAGCCGCGAGCGCCTGGCCCATGGCCTCGCGCACGGCAGGGTCGGTGACCGGCACGCCCATCGCGACGGACAGATCTGCCGGTCCCACGAACAGAGCGCTGACACCGCTGGCCGCGATGGCTGCGACGTTCTCGAGCGCGGTCGGGCTCTCCAGCTGGACGATGACGCCCTGCTCGGTGGACCGTTGCAGGTAGTCCCCCATCGGGACCAGGCCCCAGTCACCTGCGCGACTGGTCGGCCCGACGCCGCGGCGTCCGGCCGGCTCGTGACGGGCCGCCGCCACGACGGCGGCAGCCTCGTCGGCCGTGTCGACGTGCGGGACCAGCACGCCGGCAGCGCCGGCGTCCAGGCAGCGCTGGATCCAGCTCTGCGTGTGGTCCGGGGTGCGCACGAACGGCACGATGTCGTGGCCGCGGGCCACGGCGATCAGCTGGGCCGCCGTCTCCAGGGACATCGGCGAGTGCTCCAGGTCGAGCACGAGGAAGTCAAAGCCCGCCAGTGCCATCAGCTCGACGCCCTCGGGGGCCGAGAGCTTCACCCAGGTGCCGACGGGCGTCCCGTCGCCTGCGATGAGCTGCTCGAGGGTGCGGGCACTCATGCGGACTGCTCGGACTCTGCAGGCTGGGGCTGTGGGTAGTCCTCGGCGTTGAGCACCCAGCCGTCCATGGCCGAGAAGTCCTCACGCGGCGGGCAGAAGATGTCGACCATCCGGTTCAGTCCCAGGCCGACGGCCTCGCTGGTGTGCACCGTGGGCGGCGGGATGATCGTGGCCGAGGGGGCACCGATGTGCTGGTGCTGGTCCTCCCACCACTCGCTGCGCCGTGGCGTCCAGGAGTTGCGGATGTGGTGGACGTAGGAACCCTCCAGGACGAACGAGCACTGCTCGAAGTCGTCGTGGTGGTGGGGCGACAACTTCTCCGGGTCACGCGGCCCCTGCTGCTCGTCCAGGAAGTTGATCATGAACGAGGACGTCCGATAGATCCGGCCGAAGCGGCCCGGCTCTGCCTCCACGCGTTCGGGCAGATACACGCGCAACCTGGCCCCACCGACCGGGTCCGGCCACGGAACGAGAGGCGCCACGATCGGGTCAGCCTCGGCATACGCCTCGGCATTGGCCGCGCGCTCCACCAGGGGCGAGCGGACGTCGAAGAGGCGGGACACGACGGTCGTGGCGTGCGCCTCGACGCGACTGTCACCAGGGGGCACGACGATCACGGCGTGCTCGCTGACCTCCTCGGTCTCCTCGCCCGCCAGGACGCTCACGTGGGCCGTGGACTCGGTGAGCAGCACGACATACTCGTGCTCCGCCCCCGTGACCTGCAGGCTGTCGCCGGCCTGGAGGCGGGTCTGGCTGAGCACGAAGTTCTGGCCGCGGAAGAACCAGGTGGGGCTGCCGGCCTCGGTCTGCTCGGCCGGCGCGTGCAGGTCGAACTGATAGAACGTCGGCCGCCGCGCACCGGTCGTCGGGGCTGCCTGCGGGCTGGAGGCGAGGTTGGCCCGGGGGTCGTTGCCGTAGGACACGAGAACTCCTTGGTCAGATGTTGAGCAGGTGGGAAGGGTTGTCGCGGACCATCTGCTGCAGGTCGCGCTCGGGCAGACCCAGGTCCAGCAGCGCCCCGCACACACGCAGGAAGGCGTCGACTGGCTTGGGCATGCCGCGCTGGCCAAAGTCGGAGGAGAGCACGGTGTGCTCCGGGCCGAGCTGGGAGATCCAGTTGTAGAGGTTCTCAATGGGCCACTGCATGCTTGCCGCGGGGTCATACATGTGCATCTCGTGCTCGATGAAGGCACCCAGGTCGATGTACTTGCGACACTGCTCCGGCTCCGCTCCGATCACGAAGTCCGGGTGGCTGACGACCATCCGATCGATGCCCTTCTCCTTGGCAGCCGTGAACACCATCTCGATGTCCTCGGGATACATGTGTCCCCCGTTGAG contains the following coding sequences:
- a CDS encoding HpcH/HpaI aldolase family protein, with product MSARTLEQLIAGDGTPVGTWVKLSAPEGVELMALAGFDFLVLDLEHSPMSLETAAQLIAVARGHDIVPFVRTPDHTQSWIQRCLDAGAAGVLVPHVDTADEAAAVVAAARHEPAGRRGVGPTSRAGDWGLVPMGDYLQRSTEQGVIVQLESPTALENVAAIAASGVSALFVGPADLSVAMGVPVTDPAVREAMGQALAAAHDAGLACGTAVGDPAQARALAQEGFDFVMVSNDATILGLGARNLISTFHSTV